The following proteins come from a genomic window of Bactrocera tryoni isolate S06 chromosome 1, CSIRO_BtryS06_freeze2, whole genome shotgun sequence:
- the LOC120782219 gene encoding uncharacterized protein LOC120782219 — translation MSRRQRVVVIVDEDVRGGDPEEFRNVLDLSMSIPSSALKSFKSATYAKWATHAHTQPLRFDCVGTTRNAFVRAEYAMLMDELFLNKSSCCLLQFFPLRECQISFLCNLLVSEVDKRIMTMQARLMKIKVEYYDLRKYDVVNFLGSSQPRSTTKNKRHSRPQNIFSNTLELLRWLQTRYLQLFAKGQGTENMDVEFTFSDTQTRIHTVRLSVMHVFLCHMDSDTKTCLRNCFENINSAKRGRKSIMLTDCLREILGPKDNWFTWFVFHVPIAKGRGIIIDDQLNLASSAYAGINAKDSSDVKAPDDFDLSSLLSFLHVSSGSQLTVNSQLGASTLSMAQNTPTFIAANSSRSISNRLKNKNNQTYNLNTWYTKMDQLVPAVLKHIHSLYEYKYRENIQKICFELKHMLSFSSLRPSNSNCCMGREAERSESLDKLEKNYLMIIREFIRLAKEIENSPDSAILRVYLDAKKKEIKDYATSCKLRHLETCQNSLIETIKGERNLLTKTGTNIEFIKYPSFKATISGKA, via the exons ATGTCCCGTAGACAGCGTGTTGTCGTAATAGTGGATGAGGATGTACGCGGAGGCGATCCCGAAGAGTTTCGCAACGTTTTGGATCTCTCCATGTCCATACCGTCATCCGCGCTGAAAAGCTTCAAGTCAGCCACTTACGCCAAATGGGCAACGCATGCGCACACACAGCCGCTGCGTTTCGATTGTGTGGGCACAACACGAAACGCATTCGTACGCGCCGAATATGCCATGCTCATGGACGAACtatttctaaataaatccaGTTGCTGCTTGCTGCAATTCTTTCCGCTACGCGAATGCCAAATAtcatttttatgcaatttactCGTCTCCGAGGTGGACAAGCGCATCATGACAATGCAGGCCAGGTTAATGAAGATCAAG GTGGAATATTATGATCTACGCAAGTATGATGTCGTCAATTTCCTCGGCTCCAGCCAACCACGTTCGACCACGAAGAATAAACGCCATTCACGTCCACAGAATATATTTAGTAATACCTTGGAATTATTGCGTTGGCTGCAAACCCGTTACCTGCAGCTCTTCGCCAAGGGTCAAGGCACTGAAAACATGGACGTGGAGTTCACTTTTAGTGACACACAGACACGCATCCACACCGTGCGCCTCTCTGTTATGCATGTCTTTCTCTGTCACATGGATAGCGATACGAAGACTTGTCTTCGTAATTGTTTCGAGAATATAAATAGCGCGAAACGTGGTCGAAAGAGTATTATGCTTACCGATTGCCTGCGCGAAATACTGGGACCAAAAGACAACTGGTTTACCTGGTTCGTCTTCCATGTGCCGATAGCGAAAGGTCGTGGTATAATCATTGATGATCAACTGAATTTAGCGAGTTCTGCGTACGCCGGTATCAATGCGAAAGACTCTTCAGAT GTCAAAGCGCCGGACGATTTCGATTTAAGCAGCTTGCTCTCCTTCTTACACGTCTCTAGCGGTTCACAGCTGACTGTCAATTCGCAACTGGGCGCGTCCACCTTAAGTATGGCACAAAATACTCCAACCTTTATTGCAGCTAATTCGTCCCGCTCGATATCCAACAGATTAAAGAACAAGAATAATCAGACCTATAATCTGAATACCTGGTATACGAAAATGGATCAGCTGGTGCCGGCGGTGCTTAAACATATCCACAGTTTGTACGAGTATAAATATcgtgaaaatatacaaaaaatttgtttcgaacTCAAGCACATGTTAAGCTTTAGCTCGCTCCGTCCATCGAACAGTAATTGTTGCATGGGTCGTGAAGCTGAACGCTCGGAGTCGTTAGATAAGCTCGAAAAGAATTATCTCATGATCATAAGAGAGTTCATACGTTTGGCTAAAGAGATTGAGAATTCGCCGGATAGCGCGATCTTGCGTGTCTATCTCGATGCCAAGAAGAAGGAGATAAAAGATTATGCTACGAGCTGCAAATTGCGTCATCTGGAGACATGCCAGAACTCGCTAATCGAAACGATTAAAGGCGAAAGAAATCTGCTCACCAAAACTGGTACAAATATTGAGTTTATAAAATATCCATCCTTCAAGGCTACCATATCGGGCAAAGCATAG
- the LOC120768038 gene encoding eIF-2-alpha kinase GCN2, with product MATPVVKESFRERQIHELEVIKAIFANDVEVLRPSCDTDTPAAQWKPTEIRISLTPLRDSSNGHTEAYARTKLHIICPSKYPKIAPKILIEESKGLSDQLVEELLQKLQQQSEELRGEVMIYELAQTVQSFLLKYNKPPRGSFYDEMLQENQKREQERLDKQKRKENLERQTLIEEVERRKEMFKSEAKRRSGETRRSMSESNYHASSSESSENSSPYYRSHCYPNKCLEHRNSEKLYFHRVGRQVQRGCCLGHSQKGCVAYTGIDLDSGQLLYVTEWTIKYSQLEQKCGNGGHCYWIATEPKCGGNHRVEDVIASIEKQVTTLSQLHHKNLIQYECVLCIKRKEGLIVYLVQDFLLGTSLLNISSSLGWCIEGVRMVARGVLDALVFLHNKGVSHSHLMDSTVFMDNTGTLRCTDFSLVPNLLELVGGIGQRSVQGDLPAFGALIESLMSTHTYEMRDFIDKCNSDRTLSASELLDHPFLHSSLLSHDDKANAQLALALTQKMPRRISGGTPGAALQNAKPQDRHERQQQHLPASLSVMPVMPVSQSRLRNEFEVLTYLGKGAFGDVLKVRNILDNRQYALKRIPLSARSRQLYKKMTREVELLSRLNHENVVRYFNSWIESVTEADEAEMDKLLGDELSGSNDISYKPTKSSQLGLPVKVGDESSSSMWSGCVPNADDSDSDGIEFVDSNGEIVNYDDDDDDDEEEESSRQVSKGGNAPKPMQVMYIQMEFCEKCTLRTAIDDNLYEDTERLWRLFREIAEGLSHIHQQGIIHRDLKPVNIFLDTHDQIKIGDFGLATTSFLALQSQHEQTNQQSMQVASIEDGTGTGKVGTTLYVAPELTGNASKSTYGQKVDMYTLGIILFEMSQPPFETGMERVQTIVALRTAAIVIPENMLSDNRYEKTVKILRWLLNHEPAQRPTAEELLSSDLVPPAQLEANELQEMLRHALANPQSKAYKHLVARCLQQQSDELLEYTYHFGSSRNMKSWNAPISLDGFVSLNPIFECVKAKVVGLFRKHGGIEVDTPLLSPLSKRTNPWNNPVRLMTHSGCVVVLPSDLRTEFARHIAMNGVNMMRRYCVDRVYREEKVFNFHPKQSYECAFDIITPYASSPIVDAELLALAFEITNEIPRLREKNMRIRMNHTQLLRAILLYCNVPKSSYTELFANIADYIEGRISKFQFHSGVTVIMEKSRSSATALIELLLANFLMSGTRSSVDDSSLKSLIRGKGETASLAKSALRELETVVSLAHSLGVTCPIHIFAGLPISYDRASSGGVVWQLIADLKPNRSAHSSVLAMGERYDTLLNEFQKQAQGFNQNIPARVISGVGLSFWLDKLVGALDMDYMKDCRAIDVAVCVNGTRAPLKYVTDIMRLLWSANIRCYVVESATGAGDEARDLAKLGALHIILVAENGALRISSWERDRFQERHVTRAELVDFIRKLRTELGNANAIDYVSQLSNSSAGGNAGYSGSGGGGSSGGGGGGNYGRGDYSLSTSASNASIKSSYNPSQWPNVQVVFVVHDKLTANLRRRYENQVTQQMSVTLSQFMKKESVIVLVVELPPVTVNAIVGAINPREADKKETEVEINNVIERFPKFKRYITEITDEIIDYLTGDKATVVALYTISDSYYRIII from the exons ATGGCGACACCGGTGGTGAAGGAGTCATTTCGTGAGCGTCAAATACACGAATTAGAAGTGATTAAG GCAATTTTCGCTAACGATGTGGAGGTGTTACGTCCCAGCTGTGACACAGATACGCCAGCGGCACAATGGAAGCCAACCGAAATACGCATATCGCTAACGCCACTGCGCGATTCCTCAAATGGACACACGGAAGCATACGCGCGCACTAAACTGCACATTATATGCCCatcaaaatatccaaaaat CGCGCCCAAAATACTAATAGAAGAATCGAAAGGACTCTCAGACCAGTTGGTAGAGGAGttattgcaaaaattacaaCAGCAGTCAGAGGAGCTTCGCGGTGAAGTGATGATATATGAGTTGGCGCAAACTGTACAATCTTTTCTACTTAAATATAATAAGCCACCACGCGGTTCCTTCTATGACGAAATGTTACAGGAAAATCAAAAGCGTGAACAAGAACGACTTGACAAACAGAAACGTAAGGAAAATTTAGAGCGACAAACATTGATCGAGGAGGTTGAGCGCCGTAAAGAAATGTTTAAAAGTGAAGCAAAAAGGCGTAGTGGTGAGACACGTCGTAGCATGAGCGAATCAAACTATCACGCCAGCTCATCGGAGAGTTCCGAGAATTCATCACCATACTATCGCAGTCATTGTTACCCAAACAAATGTTTGGAACATCGCAACAGTGAAAAGCTTTACTTCCATAGAGTAGGACGGCAAGTACAAAGGGGTTGTTGTTTAG GTCACTCACAGAAAGGCTGTGTGGCGTATACAGGCATAGATTTGGACAGTGGTCAACTACTCTACGTGACCGAATGGACCATTAAGTATTCGCAATTAGAACAAAAATGTGGAAATGGCGGACATTGCTATTGGATTGCAACAGAGCCGAAATGCGGTGGTAATCATCGTGTCGAAGACGTTATTGCCTCTATTGAGAAACAAGTTACGACACTATCGCAATTACACCATAAAAATCTTATACAGTACGAGTGTGTGTTGTGCATAAAACGTAAGGAAGGATTGATTGTGTATTTGGTGCAAGATTTTCTGCTCGGCACCAGTTTGTTGAACATATCATCCAGTCTGGGTTGGTGCATTGAAGGCGTGCGCATGGTTGCGCGTGGTGTGCTCGACGCGCTGGTATTCCTACACAACAAAGGCGTCTCGCACAGTCACCTCATGGATAGCACAGTATTTATGGACAACACGGGCACCTTGCGTTGCACAGACTTTTCTTTGGTGCCTAACTTATTAGAGCTTGTGGGCGGTATAGGCCAGCGTTCGGTGCAAGGTGATCTGCCCGCATTTGGAGCGCTCATCGAGAGTTTAATGTCAACACATACGTACGAGATGCGTGATTTCATCGATAA ATGCAACTCCGATCGTACACTCTCGGCTTCAGAGCTATTGGACCATCCTTTTCTACATTCATCACTGCTCAGCCATGACGATAAAGCTAATGCGCAACTCGCGCTTGCTTTGACACAGAAAATGCCACGGCGCATATCTGGTGGAACGCCTGGCGCCGCGCTGCAGAATGCCAAACCGCAGGATCGTCACGAGCGCCAACAACAGCATCTGCCTGCTTCGCTCTCCGTTATGCCTGTAATGCCCGTGAGTCAATCCAGACTGCGCAATGAGTTCGAAGTGCTCACATATTTGGGTAAGGGCGCTTTCGGTGATGTGCTGAAG GTACGCAACATATTAGATAACCGTCAGTATGCGTTAAAACGTATACCACTGTCAGCGCGTAGTCGCCAACTTTATAAGAAAATGACACGTGAGGTGGAATTGCTCTCCCGCTTGAATCACGAGAATGTTGTGCGCTACTTTAACAGTTGGATCGAGAGCGTTACTGAGGCGGATGAAGCGGAAATG GATAAACTCTTGGGCGATGAACTGTCAGGCAGCAACGACATCAGCTATAAACCAACAAAATCATCACAATTGGGTCTGCCAGTTAAAGTGGGCGACGAAAGCTCGTCCAGCATGTGGAGCGGTTGTGT ACCGAATGCAGATGATTCCGACTCCGATGGCATTGAGTTTGTGGACTCAAATGGCGAAATTGTCAATTACGATGATGATGACGACGATGACGAAGAGGAGGAATCGTCGCGGCAAGTTTCAAAGGGCGGCAACGCACCCAAACCTATGcaagttatgtacatacaaatggaGTTCTGCGAGAAGTGTACATTGAG AACTGCCATAGATGATAACCTGTACGAAGACACGGAACGCCTATGGCGTCTATTTCGCGAAATAGCTGAGGGTTTATCACACATACACCAACAAGGCATTATACATCGTGATTTGAAGCccgttaatatatttttggataCGCACGATCAGATAAAAATCGGTGATTTCGGTCTGGCGACAACCAGTTTTCTGGCGCTACAAAGCCAAC atgaGCAAACAAATCAGCAATCTATGCAGGTAGCTTCCATAGAGGATGGCACCGGCACCGGTAAGGTGGGCACCACGCTTTACGTGGCGCCTGAGTTGACCGGCAACGCTTCGAAATCCACTTACGGTCAGAAGGTCGACATGTATACCTTGGGCATAATACTTTTCGAAATGTCACAGCCGCCATTCGAGACGGGCATGGAGCGTGTGCAAACCATAGTCGCGTTGCGCACCGCCGCCATTGTTATACCAGAGAATATGCTGAGCGATAACCGTTATGAGAAAACCGTCAAG ATACTACGCTGGCTGCTGAATCACGAACCGGCACAGCGTCCCACCGCCGAAGAGTTGCTCTCCTCAGATTTGGTGCCGCCCGCGCAACTTGAAGCGAACGAATTGCAAGAAATGCTGCGTCATGCGCTGGCCAATCCTCAAAGTAAAGCCTACAAGCATCTGGTGGCGCGCTGCCTGCAACAACAGAGCGACGAACTGCTCGAATACACCTATCATTTTGGCAGTTCCCGTAACATGAAATCCTGGAATGCGCCCATCTCATTGGATGGCTTCGTGTCGTTGAATCCGATTTTTGAATGTGTCAAGGCCAAGGTTGTCGGTTTGTTTCGCAAACATGGCGGCATCGAAGTGGACACACCATTGCTGTCACCGCTGTCGAAGCGCACCAATCCGTGGAACAATCCCGTGCGTCTAATGACACACTCCGGCTGTGTGGTGGTGCTGCCCAGCGATTTGCGTACGGAGTTCGCGCGCCACATAGCCATGAACGGTGTGAATATGATGCGCCGTTATTGCGTCGATCGCGTATACCGCGAAGAGAAAGTATTCAATTTTCACCCGAAACAAAGTTACGAATGTGCCTTCGATATAATTACGCCATACGCCAGCAGTCCCATCGTGGATGCCGAACTATTGGCGCTCGCCTTTGAGATTACGAATGAGATACCGCGTCTGCGCGAGAAGAATATGCGCATACGCATGAATCACACACAGCTGTTGCGCGCCATACTGCTCTACTGCAATGTGCCGAAGTCCTCGTACACAGAGCTATTTGCGAATATAGCGGACTACATTGAGGGGCggatttcgaaatttcaattcCATTCGGGCGTCACGGTGATCATGGAGAAATCGCGTTCATCGGCTACGGCGCTAATCGAGCTGCTGCTCGCGAATTTCCTAATGAGCGGCACACGCAGCAGTGTCGACGATTCGTCGCTAAAATCGCTGATACGTGGCAAGGGCGAAACCGCGTCGCTGGCAAAGAGCGCGCTCAGGGAGTTGGAGACGGTTGTGAGCCTAGCGCACAGTCTGGGTGTAACG TGTCCAATACACATTTTCGCCGGTCTGCCCATCAGTTACGATCGTGCCAGCAGTGGCGGCGTGGTGTGGCAACTGATCGCCGATCTTAAGCCGAATCGCAGCGCGCATTCCTCCGTCCTGGCCATGGGCGAGCGCTACGACACACTACTGAATGAGTTCCAAAAGCAAGCGCAGGGTTTCAATCAGAACATACCCGCTCGCGTCATAAGCGGTGTCGGGCTCTCATTCTGGCTGGACAAGCTGGTGGGCGCCCTAGATATGGATTACATGAAAGATTGTCGCGCCATCGATGTGGCGGTATGCGTGAATGGTACACGCGCGCCACTCAAATATGTCACAGACATTATGCGCCTGCTGTGGTCTGCAAATATACGCTGCTATGTGGTGGAGTCTGCCACCGGCGCTGGCGATGAAGCGCGAGATCTCGCCAAATTGGGCGCTCTGCATATCATATTGGTGGCGGAGAATGGCGCTTTGCGCATTAGCTCGTGGGAGCGCGATCGTTTTCAGGAGCGCCATGTGACGCGCGCAGAGCTCGTCGATTTCATACGCAAGCTGCGCACCGAATTGGGCAATGCGAATGCCATCGACTATGTCAGTCAGTTATCGAATAGTAGCGCCGGTGGCAATGCCGGTTACAGTGGCAGTGGTGGGGGTGGCAGCagtggtggcggtggcggcggtAATTATGGCCGCGGCGATTACAGTTTGTCCACGTCTGCCTCGAACGCGAGCATAAAAAGCAGCTACAATCCCAGTCAGTGGCCCAATGTGCAGGTGGTGTTTGTGGTGCACGACAAGTTGACGGCCAACCTGCGGCGCCGCTACGAGAATCAG GTTACGCAGCAGATGTCCGTCACACTGTCGCAGTTCATGAAGAAGGAGAGCGTCATCGTGCTGGTGGTGGAGCTGCCGCCAGTCACCGTTAATGCCATAGTAGGCGCAATTAATCCACGTGAAGCCGATAAAAAGGAGACTGAAGTTGAAATTAACAATGTGATAGAGCG GTTTCCTAAGTTCAAACGGTATATAACCGAAATAACAGATGAAATTATTGACTACCTAACCGGCGACAAAGCAACCGTAGTTGCCCTGTACACCATATCGGATTCGTATTATCGCATTATCATTTGA
- the LOC120782459 gene encoding uncharacterized protein LOC120782459 produces the protein MDRKTSVEWLDGSTTPKLSQKRLQTARSLRKMMSSDLLGQSARPDEQPKKSTENSQSEDSPSTRRVHFDFVGNGTDPRTRNEMFALTHQLLENRKNCCLQRFCNKRLCPLFFLHQLVVRNVERRLQLMQCKLTNIHLRYYDLRQHPITGHFFHLLRSDMSFSTTHQLFKWLDSQYRRLFGVGQWHEIIEIKYEFEDQRYMIHKVGLVIMHLYLHKLDVNSKRSLCRLLRTPLPPMKRGTLKRGVSDERNMLINDCISAHFGGGEPWWILFDVSLDKGQITGDMLKLAHCAYMGMKEEHKKLTTTHNDSSETGDRLKGGSVPNNPAEAKKSPQMRSALQRKLYAWTERFEKSFERIYMALQQYYDCKYAEGVAQLCHNVCQKSNQTDRKELPGEHKQPQSSMQYYFNRYKLAQVSLENLLRELEFCEYKNSLVPFLRRKAKELNDNAAKYKVLKLKLCKTQLADAIKDEILAVRNN, from the coding sequence ATGGATAGAAAGACGTCAGTGGAATGGCTCGACGGCAGCACAACGCCGAAACTCTCTCAGAAGCGCTTACAAACAGCGCGTAGCTTACGCAAAATGATGAGCAGCGACCTGCTTGGTCAGAGCGCTCGACCTGATGAACAGCCAAAAAAATCGACAGAAAATTCACAGAGCGAGGACTCGCCCAGCACTAGACGGGTACACTTCGATTTCGTTGGTAACGGCACGGATCCGCGCACGCGTAACGAAATGTTCGCGTTGACACACCAACTACTGGAGAACCGTAAAAACTGTTGCCTACAACGTTTCTGCAATAAGCGTCTCTGTCCGCTCTTCTTTCTACACCAACTTGTGGTGCGCAATGTCGAGCGACGCCTACAGCTGATGCAGTGTAAACTCACCAATATCCACTTACGGTACTACGATCTGCGCCAGCATCCGATCACCGGTCacttctttcatttgttgcgCAGCGACATGAGTTTCAGCACTACGCATCAACTGTTCAAGTGGCTGGACTCACAGTATCGACGTCTCTTCGGCGTGGGTCAATGGCATGAGATAATCGAGATCAAGTATGAGTTCGAAGATCAACGCTATATGATCCATAAGGTCGGCTTGGTTATAATGCATTTGTATCTGCACAAATTGGATGTGAATTCGAAGCGTAGTCTGTGTCGTCTGCTGCGCACCCCATTACCGCCAATGAAGCGAGGCACCttgaaacgtggtgtttccgaTGAGCGTAACATGCTGATCAATGACTGTATTAGTGCGCATTTCGGTGGCGGTGAGCCCTGGTGGATACTCTTCGACGTCTCGCTTGATAAAGGTCAGATCACTGGTGATATGCTGAAGTTGGCACACTGCGCCTACATGGGTATGAAGGAGGAGCATAAGAAGCTAACGACTACGCATAATGATTCGAGTGAGACTGGTGATCGTTTGAAAGGCGGCAGCGTGCCGAACAACCCTGCGGAGGCAAAGAAATCGCCACAGATGCGTTCAGCCCTTCAGCGCAAACTATATGCTTGGACCGAACGTTTCGAGAAGAGCTTCGAGCGTATTTACATGGCTTTGCAGCAGTATTATGATTGCAAATACGCCGAGGGCGTGGCACAGTTGTGTCATAATGTTTGCCAGAAGTCAAATCAAACAGATCGAAAGGAGTTGCCGGGCGAGCATAAGCAGCCACAGTCTAGCATGCAATACTACTTCAATCGGTACAAGTTGGCGCAGGTCTCGCTGGAGAATCTGCTGCGTGAGCTGGAGTTTTGCGAATACAAAAACAGTTTGGTGCCCTTTTTGCGTCGAAAGGCGAAGGAACTCAACGATAATGCCGCTAAATATAAGGTCTTGAAGTTGAAGTTGTGTAAGACACAATTGGCGGACGCCATCAAAGATGAAATACTGGCTGTGCGTAATAATTAA